The Planctomycetota bacterium genome window below encodes:
- the ybeY gene encoding rRNA maturation RNase YbeY → MIKIHIANRQGYLTVNRSLIVKIYKSVLKGKQSGNVSVSLVITDNRTIRETNRLFLRHNRITDVMSFPLSDDSDNLLGEIFVSAQKALQESRKRKIPAQQELLRYCVHGLLHLLGYDDTTLSKKKIMWEKQEALINLYFNPSC, encoded by the coding sequence ATGATAAAAATCCATATAGCCAACCGGCAGGGATATCTTACTGTGAATCGTTCCCTGATAGTAAAAATATATAAATCCGTCCTTAAGGGAAAACAGAGTGGGAATGTTTCGGTTAGCCTTGTTATAACCGATAACAGGACAATCCGCGAAACAAATAGGTTGTTTCTTAGGCATAATCGTATTACCGATGTTATGAGTTTCCCGTTATCAGATGATTCGGACAATTTGCTCGGAGAGATTTTTGTCTCAGCCCAAAAGGCTCTCCAGGAATCACGTAAAAGAAAAATACCGGCTCAACAGGAATTGTTACGCTACTGTGTTCACGGTCTTTTACATTTATTAGGCTATGATGATACTACTCTTTCTAAAAAGAAGATAATGTGGGAAAAACAGGAAGCATTAATTAACTTATACTTCAATCCCAGTTGTTGA
- a CDS encoding type II secretion system protein, whose translation MIKKQNGFTLIEILVVIAIICILAAALMINLPPLINGSKEKTSNAKILEMAKSLESYYADHSRYPQDKSSFSSNVFVSELKGDPLSDPPKKEYYPFKSHEIGSNGEWMSHLGYPYYYRNNQQHNYSSRNPPPPEARNITRYDLWSKDAHTPEEVTDPIQISLKTKVNNWD comes from the coding sequence ATGATAAAGAAACAAAACGGATTTACTTTGATTGAAATATTGGTGGTCATAGCCATAATATGCATCTTAGCGGCTGCCTTAATGATCAATCTTCCTCCCTTAATAAACGGTTCAAAAGAAAAAACCTCAAACGCTAAAATCTTGGAAATGGCAAAGTCTTTAGAATCCTATTATGCCGACCATTCCCGCTATCCCCAAGACAAATCCAGCTTTTCCTCGAATGTTTTCGTATCGGAATTAAAAGGCGACCCATTAAGCGACCCTCCTAAAAAAGAGTATTACCCTTTTAAGTCGCATGAAATCGGAAGTAACGGCGAGTGGATGAGTCATTTGGGATATCCTTATTATTACCGAAATAACCAACAGCACAATTACTCAAGCAGGAATCCACCGCCACCTGAGGCCCGTAACATCACAAGATATGATCTATGGAGCAAAGACGCTCATACACCCGAGGAAGTAACAGACCCGATACAGATTTCCCTGAAGACTAAGGTCAACAACTGGGATTGA
- the mnmG gene encoding tRNA uridine-5-carboxymethylaminomethyl(34) synthesis enzyme MnmG: protein MDRKYEVIMVGAGHAGCEAALSSARMGAKTLLLTIKLETIAQMSCNPAIGGLAKGQLVREIDALGGEMARATDATGIQFRVLNTGKGPAVQSPRAQCDKQSYSYYMRNVLEKQSNLTLTEDIIDEIITEGNKAVGVKGHKGKVYQGDMVIITTGTFMKGLIHIGPEKSIGGRINELSAENISGSLRKLGLEIGRLKTGTPPRLDAGSIDFSRLIPQPGDKSPMPFSYSTEKISQEQVPCYITHTNAQTHKIINSNLKRAPLYTGQIKAVGPRYCPSIEDKVVRFAEAPQHQVFLEPEGKDTEWIYCNGISTSLPKDVQEDMVHSINGLEKAKFLRYGYAIEYDFVLPYQIKPNLETRQIENLFLAGQINGTSGYEEAGAQGIMAGINAVLKLKNKPPFILRRDEAYIGVLIDDLITLGPTEPYRMFTSRAEYRLMLRSDNADRRLMKYGYEFGLINKKQKYALDKKESEIQKGIEFLKKNKYKGKTLYQFLKNPRMPYSELEKLSPALKKLDISKEAKGQVEIEVKYEGYLKRQIVQIERAKKMEGLKLPADINYLTISHLSKEAKNKLEKFRPISLGQAGRIAGITPADISVLMIHLKARNK from the coding sequence ATGGACCGGAAATATGAAGTAATTATGGTCGGCGCTGGGCATGCCGGATGCGAGGCGGCCTTGTCTTCCGCACGGATGGGCGCTAAGACGCTTCTCCTCACAATCAAGCTGGAAACAATCGCACAGATGTCCTGTAATCCCGCCATCGGCGGGCTTGCCAAAGGACAATTAGTCCGGGAGATTGACGCCTTAGGAGGAGAAATGGCACGCGCCACGGATGCTACCGGAATACAATTCCGGGTGCTTAATACCGGCAAAGGTCCGGCTGTTCAATCCCCCCGCGCCCAATGCGATAAACAGTCTTATTCATATTACATGAGAAATGTTCTGGAGAAGCAATCCAACCTTACATTAACAGAGGATATCATAGATGAAATAATCACTGAAGGGAATAAAGCAGTCGGGGTTAAAGGGCATAAAGGAAAAGTTTATCAGGGAGATATGGTGATTATCACCACCGGCACTTTTATGAAAGGGCTTATCCACATCGGACCGGAAAAATCAATCGGTGGAAGGATAAATGAACTTTCGGCTGAAAATATATCAGGCAGTTTAAGAAAGCTCGGACTGGAAATAGGCAGATTAAAAACCGGCACGCCCCCGCGCTTGGACGCAGGAAGCATTGATTTCAGCCGGTTAATTCCCCAACCGGGCGATAAAAGCCCGATGCCTTTTTCCTATTCAACGGAGAAAATCTCACAGGAACAGGTTCCGTGTTACATTACCCATACAAATGCTCAAACGCATAAGATTATCAATTCAAACCTGAAGCGTGCACCGTTATATACAGGACAAATTAAGGCCGTAGGCCCGCGCTACTGCCCTTCCATAGAAGATAAAGTGGTACGCTTTGCCGAAGCTCCCCAGCACCAGGTATTCCTGGAACCGGAAGGAAAAGATACGGAATGGATATACTGCAATGGAATTTCAACGAGCCTACCCAAGGATGTGCAGGAAGACATGGTTCATTCCATTAATGGCTTAGAAAAGGCAAAATTCCTGCGTTACGGATATGCGATAGAATATGATTTCGTGCTCCCCTACCAGATAAAACCTAATCTTGAAACAAGGCAAATAGAAAACCTATTTTTAGCCGGTCAGATAAACGGAACTTCCGGATATGAGGAAGCCGGGGCACAGGGAATAATGGCAGGGATAAATGCAGTTCTAAAACTAAAGAATAAGCCGCCGTTTATCCTGAGGCGCGACGAGGCATATATCGGAGTTTTAATTGACGACCTGATTACGCTCGGCCCAACCGAACCATACCGGATGTTTACTTCACGCGCTGAATACCGCCTGATGCTGCGAAGCGATAATGCGGATAGGCGACTGATGAAATACGGATATGAATTTGGTTTGATTAATAAGAAACAAAAATATGCTCTGGATAAAAAAGAATCAGAGATTCAAAAAGGGATTGAATTCCTCAAGAAAAATAAATATAAAGGGAAAACATTATACCAGTTCCTGAAAAACCCCAGGATGCCTTATAGTGAATTGGAAAAGCTGTCGCCCGCTTTGAAGAAACTTGATATTTCCAAAGAGGCAAAAGGACAGGTGGAAATAGAAGTCAAATACGAGGGCTATCTTAAACGGCAAATAGTTCAGATAGAACGCGCCAAGAAGATGGAAGGCCTGAAACTTCCTGCTGACATTAACTACCTGACAATCTCACATTTAAGCAAAGAAGCAAAGAACAAGCTGGAAAAATTCCGCCCGATTTCATTAGGACAGGCCGGCCGTATTGCCGGCATAACCCCTGCAGATATATCGGTCCTGATGATTCACCTGAAGGCAAGAAATAAATAA
- a CDS encoding protein kinase — translation MLDAKLKIREFKSLDEFRTWWEGTEVAHFCRDYPEEVASLKEHPDIKLWLTVLENIPKPLPVDFKTFGKYTIEKKLGQGGMGVVYLAYDQILKQAVALKIMALKSESEMERFLREVRAAARLKHPNIVQVYEVGTEGQYHYFTMEYIEGHSLSALIQNEPLTPKKTAEIIRDIAIALDYAHHEGIIHRDLKPANILVTADQRVYLMDFGLAKEMAGLEKALTLSGTIMGTPDYMSPEQIRGEKKNIDARSDIFSLGATFYHALTGQTPFLGRGLYQVLERVINSEPLPLRRLVRNLPRDMEIICLKCLEKEPERRYQTAQALADDLTAYLKGDNISIRPDGLFTKLLRKTRRHKIAAFSLLGAVAAIIIVIIVTFAIASVNTRRQIAELRNNALRAYQLNNFPEALMLANQVLTHSPKYAKMIELRNECQIALDKDKQERQQREIERKQAEQEQINKQQAEELRAEAKTILDGVVDDLPPDQKIEVAKEALVKDPSFGQAWLFIGRTYKAMGKEDNALDSFRKAIEVEPSLFSAYYEKGLILAAKGLRKDAIADFSKAIEYNPKYDQAFYKRGTLYYAQGDFDLAISDFQTTILLNPEFGDAYNDIGSAYLSMDDVDTALIKYSNAITLFSGLLKSYQDKTAELVKAGKISEAMSEHNPKEDEIIAILAILYTNRGVAYQQKKQYDTALNDFTDAIKIYGRYPASYYSRAFAYAEMGDISQAVADAETLIKLFPNSAEAISIITSLNQWKKQLNK, via the coding sequence ATGCTTGACGCCAAATTAAAAATTCGTGAGTTCAAGTCGCTGGATGAATTCCGCACCTGGTGGGAAGGAACTGAGGTTGCTCATTTCTGCCGGGATTATCCGGAAGAGGTTGCTTCGCTCAAGGAACATCCTGATATAAAACTTTGGCTAACCGTTCTGGAAAATATTCCGAAGCCACTGCCGGTCGATTTTAAGACTTTCGGGAAATATACCATCGAAAAAAAATTAGGGCAGGGCGGGATGGGGGTTGTTTATTTAGCCTATGACCAGATTTTAAAACAAGCGGTTGCCCTTAAAATCATGGCATTGAAAAGCGAATCTGAAATGGAACGTTTTCTGCGTGAGGTGCGGGCTGCCGCCAGGCTGAAACATCCTAATATTGTCCAAGTTTATGAAGTCGGTACCGAGGGACAATACCATTATTTTACAATGGAGTATATCGAAGGGCATTCCCTGAGTGCTTTGATTCAGAATGAGCCTCTAACGCCGAAAAAGACGGCAGAGATCATCCGGGATATCGCCATCGCTCTCGATTACGCCCATCACGAAGGCATTATTCACCGCGACCTTAAACCGGCTAATATTTTGGTGACTGCGGATCAGCGGGTTTACCTGATGGATTTCGGGTTAGCGAAAGAGATGGCTGGGTTGGAAAAAGCCTTGACCTTAAGCGGGACGATTATGGGCACACCGGACTATATGTCACCGGAACAGATAAGAGGCGAGAAGAAAAACATAGATGCCCGGAGTGATATCTTCTCTCTGGGGGCAACATTTTATCATGCCCTGACCGGGCAAACGCCTTTTCTAGGCCGGGGACTTTATCAGGTATTGGAAAGGGTGATTAACTCTGAGCCATTGCCTCTCCGGAGATTAGTGCGGAATCTCCCGCGTGACATGGAAATCATTTGCCTGAAATGCCTGGAAAAAGAGCCGGAACGGCGGTATCAGACGGCTCAAGCTTTAGCCGATGACCTAACCGCTTATCTTAAGGGCGATAACATTTCTATCCGTCCTGACGGATTGTTTACAAAACTGCTCCGGAAAACAAGGCGGCATAAAATAGCGGCTTTTTCCCTTTTGGGCGCCGTTGCGGCTATCATAATAGTAATTATTGTTACCTTCGCTATTGCCTCCGTTAATACCAGGCGACAGATAGCAGAATTGCGTAATAATGCTTTAAGGGCTTACCAGTTGAATAATTTTCCGGAAGCTTTGATGTTGGCTAATCAGGTCCTTACCCATTCTCCGAAATATGCTAAAATGATTGAGCTTCGTAATGAATGCCAGATTGCTTTAGATAAAGACAAACAAGAAAGGCAACAACGGGAAATCGAACGAAAGCAAGCTGAGCAGGAACAAATCAATAAGCAACAGGCGGAAGAACTCCGTGCTGAGGCCAAAACTATTTTAGACGGCGTGGTTGATGACTTGCCGCCGGACCAGAAAATAGAAGTGGCGAAAGAAGCGCTTGTCAAAGATCCGTCTTTCGGACAGGCATGGCTGTTTATCGGCAGGACTTATAAGGCGATGGGCAAAGAAGACAACGCTTTAGACTCGTTCCGCAAGGCGATAGAAGTGGAGCCGTCTTTGTTTTCGGCCTACTATGAAAAGGGGTTGATACTGGCTGCCAAAGGCCTTCGCAAGGATGCGATAGCCGATTTCAGCAAGGCTATTGAATATAACCCAAAATATGACCAGGCGTTTTATAAGCGGGGGACACTTTATTACGCCCAAGGTGATTTCGACCTTGCTATCAGTGATTTCCAAACCACCATTCTGCTGAATCCGGAATTCGGCGATGCTTATAATGATATCGGCAGTGCTTACCTGTCGATGGATGATGTGGATACGGCACTGATCAAATATAGTAATGCCATTACATTGTTTTCCGGCTTGTTAAAATCGTACCAGGATAAAACCGCGGAATTAGTTAAAGCCGGAAAGATAAGCGAGGCTATGTCCGAACATAATCCTAAGGAAGATGAAATAATCGCCATATTGGCAATACTTTATACCAATCGGGGGGTTGCCTATCAGCAGAAAAAACAATATGATACGGCGCTGAATGACTTCACGGATGCCATCAAAATATATGGCCGATATCCCG